In Bradysia coprophila strain Holo2 unplaced genomic scaffold, BU_Bcop_v1 contig_358, whole genome shotgun sequence, one DNA window encodes the following:
- the LOC119081348 gene encoding zinc finger protein 271-like isoform X1, translating into MSQLCLYNSTICRLCGERSQNGMKLFTSDEHDISHLINRYLPLKIVDDRQYPRWICPGCHLQVESTVEFFDLVMKGQESLRCAHAEESKSNVDHLKKDNLYSDDHVIYSRFGLPEKEKRKRGRPSKATVDKIKEQEAQTLEAAKIEQLAKEERESQELMEENTAGRRKRKIKLPSRFQEVVQGRELERVYVENGVIDKLDNVSDNEGFTNEADVNSEGVIGHMEDADGLHVVDLIFDSTKTGKKHANSGQRKKFICEICSRSYTQQLRYMSHKMSHRNVQYECIQCLEKFSSRKLISEHQEATTHTGEGIIENIETESNDEDNLLPDTVFGQADHFVDDTNAKTVQTLDDVFDEMDNIEETAAKVLYGLQNMDRTESPQSFSMPVTQSVKEINSEFLTYTNFITEKEGTSDEKTTTKPTSKDSLTARKRHDCSICNKSFANESLLTVHYQLIHAVTHSGQPNSTDNTNDTPNYPCDKCNRTFKNPSSMLYHKNSEHNHFRFVCSKCGKSFKHKQLLRRHQLVHSQDRPYSCTTCGASFKTKPNLLNHMPIHNSIKNHNCDICNQSFAHKTSLKLHLLWHAGTKPFSCEVCGKSFSQNGNLQEHIRIHTNVRPFSCQYCDKTFKTSSQCQIHSKRHNVNVKPYSCHLCSKSFLQHDILKTHLRRHNNEKPFSCTYCDKAFSEHWALIKHCRTHTKEKPYKCTLCPKTFADCSNLAKHKKTHQNKIPSTNNTKDKPSTPETASTSNLQNKQDLPFEKSVHAKSNDLPEEENLFDPIVLADIVPTELSDSVWRLADQNDIDKDNQIFYVTYQDPNLGQNKTVKLVNQVNSSSQLDSSSEIRFTQGNTSENVDELRIPFVDDDNNVHDGIQQYSTSNLRLLTDQSENVALERKNLAVNDQNEFFNMDSEGLEIITSDGKKLRFLQTIQ; encoded by the exons atgtcTCAACTCTGTTTATATAATTCGACGATATGTCGTTTATGTGGCGAACGATCGCAAAATGGAATGAAACTGTTTACGTCGGACGAACACGATATAAGTCATTTAATCAACCGATACTTACCTTTGAAG atTGTAGATGATCGTCAGTATCCTCGCTGGATATGTCCAG GTTGTCACCTGCAAGTTGAGTCAACGGTGGAATTTTTTGACCTAGTAATGAAAG GCCAAGAGAGTCTTCGATGTGCACACGCAGAGGAATCGAAATCGAACGTAGATCATTTGAAGAAAGATA ACCTCTACAGCGACGATCATGTGATTTATAGTCGTTTCGGGCtgccagaaaaagaaaagcgtAAAAGAGGAAGACCATCGAAGGCAACAGTAGACAAAATAAAAGAGCAAGAAGCACAAACGTTAGAGGCCGCTAAAATTGAACAGTTAGCGAAAGAAGAAAGAGAATCACAAGAATTGATGGAAGAAAATACTGCTGGTCGAAGAAAGAGGAAGATCAAATTACCTTCACGCTTTCAGGAAGTGGTTCAG GGTCGGGAACTGGAACGAGTCTATGTCGAAAACGGTGTTATCGATAAACTGGACAATGTGTCGGATAATGAGGGTTTTACCAATGAGGCGGACGTTAATTCAGAAGGAGTTATCGGTCATATGGAAGATGCAGATGGACTACATGTAGTGGACTTAATTTTTGATAGCACGAAAACGGGCAAGAAGC ACGCAAATTCTGGTCaacgaaagaaattcatttgcgAAATCTGCAGTAGATCTTACACTCAACAACTGCGATACATGAGCCATAAGATGTCCCATCGAAATGTCCAATACGAATGCATTCAGTGTCTGGAGAAGTTTTCATCGCGGAAGCTAAT ATCTGAACACCAAGAAGCGACGACACACACCGGCGAAGGAATAATTGAGAACATTGAAACGGAg TCAAATGATGAAGATAACTTATTGCCTGACACTGTTTTTGGACAGGCTGATCATTTCGTCGATGATACAAATGCAAAGACTGTCCAAACATTGGATGATGTTTTCGATGAAATGGATAATATCGAGGAAACAGCAGCCAAAGTACTCTATGGACTGCAAAATATGGATCGAACGGAAAGTCCACAGTCATTTTCGATGCCGGTGACGCAATCAGTAAAAGAAATAAACTCCGAATTTCTTACTTATACCAACTTTATAACGGAAAAGGAAGGCACA AGTGATGAAAAAACCACCACAAAGCCTACATCTAAGGACAGTTTGACCGCTAGA aaGAGACACGACTGTTCAATCTGCAACAAATCCTTTGCGAATGAATCTCTACTGACCGTACACTATCAACTCATCCATGCAGTGACACATTCAGGCCAACCTAATTCAACCGACAATACCAACGACACACCGAATTATCCATGCGACAAATGCAATCGCACATTCAAGAATCCCAGCTCGATGTTGTATCATAAAAATTCGGAGCACAATCATTTCCGATTCGTTTGCTCGAAATGtggaaaaagtttcaaacatAAGCAATTGCTGCGACGACACCAGTTGGTTCATTCGCAAGACC GACCGTATTCGTGTACCACTTGCGGGGCATCGTTTAAGACTAAGCCAAATTTACTCAACCATATGCCGATACATAATTCGATCAAAAATCACAACTGCGACATATGCAATCAATCGTTTGCCCACAAAACAAG CTTGAAATTACATCTGCTTTGGCATGCTGGAACCAAACCATTTAGCTGTGAAGTGTGTGGAAAATCGTTTAGTCAGAATGGCAATCTTCAg GAACATATTCGCATTCACACGAAT GTGAGACCCTTCAGCTGCCAGTATTGCGACAAGACATTTAAAACAAGCTCGCAGTGTCAGATCCACAGCAAGCGACACAATGTAAATGTGAAACCGTATTCATGCCACCTTTGTTCAAAATCATTCTTGCAGCATGACATCCTTAAAACACACTTAAGACGACACAATAATGAGAAG cCATTCTCTTGTACGTATTGCGATAAAGCGTTTTCGGAACATTGGGCTTTGATCAAACATTGCCGGACGCATACGAAGGAGAag CCGTACAAATGCACTCTTTGCCCAAAAACATTTGCGGACTGTTCAAATTTAGCAAAACATAAAAAG actcatcaaaataaaataccaTCCACAAATAATACAAAAGATAAGCCTAGCACACCCGAAACTGCTTCAACTtctaatttacaaaataag CAGGATCTTCCGTTCGAGAAATCAGTTCACGCCAAATCAAATGACCTTCCCGAAGAAGAAAACCTATTCGATCCAATTGTGTTGGCCGACATAGTGCCTACCGAATTATCGGACTCCGTTTGGCGACTCGCTGATCAGAACGATATCGATAAAgataatcaaatattttacgtGACCTATCAAGATCCAAATCTTGGACAAAATAAAACGGTTAAGCTTGTTAATCAAGTG AATTCGTCTAGCCAATTGGATTCGAGTTCTGAAATACGTTTTACTCAAGGAAATACAAGTGAAAATGTCGATGAACTTCGAATACCTTTTGTTGATGATGACAATAACGTTCACGACGGAATCCAACAATATTCAACATCCAACCTTCGATTGTTAACTGATCAATCggaaaatgttgctttggaAAGGAAG AATTTGGCGGTGAACGATCAAAACGAATTCTTCAATATGGACTCCGAAGGCCTTGAAATTATCACGAGTGATGGAAAGAAGCTGAGATTTTTGCAAACAATACAATAG
- the LOC119081348 gene encoding zinc finger protein 184-like isoform X2 translates to MSQLCLYNSTICRLCGERSQNGMKLFTSDEHDISHLINRYLPLKIVDDRQYPRWICPGCHLQVESTVEFFDLVMKGQESLRCAHAEESKSNVDHLKKDNLYSDDHVIYSRFGLPEKEKRKRGRPSKATVDKIKEQEAQTLEAAKIEQLAKEERESQELMEENTAGRRKRKIKLPSRFQEVVQGRELERVYVENGVIDKLDNVSDNEGFTNEADVNSEGVIGHMEDADGLHVVDLIFDSTKTGKKHANSGQRKKFICEICSRSYTQQLRYMSHKMSHRNVQYECIQCLEKFSSRKLISEHQEATTHTGEGIIENIETESNDEDNLLPDTVFGQADHFVDDTNAKTVQTLDDVFDEMDNIEETAAKVLYGLQNMDRTESPQSFSMPVTQSVKEINSEFLTYTNFITEKEGTSDEKTTTKPTSKDSLTARKRHDCSICNKSFANESLLTVHYQLIHAVTHSGQPNSTDNTNDTPNYPCDKCNRTFKNPSSMLYHKNSEHNHFRFVCSKCGKSFKHKQLLRRHQLVHSQDRPYSCTTCGASFKTKPNLLNHMPIHNSIKNHNCDICNQSFAHKTSLKLHLLWHAGTKPFSCEVCGKSFSQNGNLQEHIRIHTNVRPFSCQYCDKTFKTSSQCQIHSKRHNVNVKPYSCHLCSKSFLQHDILKTHLRRHNNEKPFSCTYCDKAFSEHWALIKHCRTHTKEKPYKCTLCPKTFADCSNLAKHKKTHQNKIPSTNNTKDKPSTPETASTSNLQNKDLPFEKSVHAKSNDLPEEENLFDPIVLADIVPTELSDSVWRLADQNDIDKDNQIFYVTYQDPNLGQNKTVKLVNQVNSSSQLDSSSEIRFTQGNTSENVDELRIPFVDDDNNVHDGIQQYSTSNLRLLTDQSENVALERKNLAVNDQNEFFNMDSEGLEIITSDGKKLRFLQTIQ, encoded by the exons atgtcTCAACTCTGTTTATATAATTCGACGATATGTCGTTTATGTGGCGAACGATCGCAAAATGGAATGAAACTGTTTACGTCGGACGAACACGATATAAGTCATTTAATCAACCGATACTTACCTTTGAAG atTGTAGATGATCGTCAGTATCCTCGCTGGATATGTCCAG GTTGTCACCTGCAAGTTGAGTCAACGGTGGAATTTTTTGACCTAGTAATGAAAG GCCAAGAGAGTCTTCGATGTGCACACGCAGAGGAATCGAAATCGAACGTAGATCATTTGAAGAAAGATA ACCTCTACAGCGACGATCATGTGATTTATAGTCGTTTCGGGCtgccagaaaaagaaaagcgtAAAAGAGGAAGACCATCGAAGGCAACAGTAGACAAAATAAAAGAGCAAGAAGCACAAACGTTAGAGGCCGCTAAAATTGAACAGTTAGCGAAAGAAGAAAGAGAATCACAAGAATTGATGGAAGAAAATACTGCTGGTCGAAGAAAGAGGAAGATCAAATTACCTTCACGCTTTCAGGAAGTGGTTCAG GGTCGGGAACTGGAACGAGTCTATGTCGAAAACGGTGTTATCGATAAACTGGACAATGTGTCGGATAATGAGGGTTTTACCAATGAGGCGGACGTTAATTCAGAAGGAGTTATCGGTCATATGGAAGATGCAGATGGACTACATGTAGTGGACTTAATTTTTGATAGCACGAAAACGGGCAAGAAGC ACGCAAATTCTGGTCaacgaaagaaattcatttgcgAAATCTGCAGTAGATCTTACACTCAACAACTGCGATACATGAGCCATAAGATGTCCCATCGAAATGTCCAATACGAATGCATTCAGTGTCTGGAGAAGTTTTCATCGCGGAAGCTAAT ATCTGAACACCAAGAAGCGACGACACACACCGGCGAAGGAATAATTGAGAACATTGAAACGGAg TCAAATGATGAAGATAACTTATTGCCTGACACTGTTTTTGGACAGGCTGATCATTTCGTCGATGATACAAATGCAAAGACTGTCCAAACATTGGATGATGTTTTCGATGAAATGGATAATATCGAGGAAACAGCAGCCAAAGTACTCTATGGACTGCAAAATATGGATCGAACGGAAAGTCCACAGTCATTTTCGATGCCGGTGACGCAATCAGTAAAAGAAATAAACTCCGAATTTCTTACTTATACCAACTTTATAACGGAAAAGGAAGGCACA AGTGATGAAAAAACCACCACAAAGCCTACATCTAAGGACAGTTTGACCGCTAGA aaGAGACACGACTGTTCAATCTGCAACAAATCCTTTGCGAATGAATCTCTACTGACCGTACACTATCAACTCATCCATGCAGTGACACATTCAGGCCAACCTAATTCAACCGACAATACCAACGACACACCGAATTATCCATGCGACAAATGCAATCGCACATTCAAGAATCCCAGCTCGATGTTGTATCATAAAAATTCGGAGCACAATCATTTCCGATTCGTTTGCTCGAAATGtggaaaaagtttcaaacatAAGCAATTGCTGCGACGACACCAGTTGGTTCATTCGCAAGACC GACCGTATTCGTGTACCACTTGCGGGGCATCGTTTAAGACTAAGCCAAATTTACTCAACCATATGCCGATACATAATTCGATCAAAAATCACAACTGCGACATATGCAATCAATCGTTTGCCCACAAAACAAG CTTGAAATTACATCTGCTTTGGCATGCTGGAACCAAACCATTTAGCTGTGAAGTGTGTGGAAAATCGTTTAGTCAGAATGGCAATCTTCAg GAACATATTCGCATTCACACGAAT GTGAGACCCTTCAGCTGCCAGTATTGCGACAAGACATTTAAAACAAGCTCGCAGTGTCAGATCCACAGCAAGCGACACAATGTAAATGTGAAACCGTATTCATGCCACCTTTGTTCAAAATCATTCTTGCAGCATGACATCCTTAAAACACACTTAAGACGACACAATAATGAGAAG cCATTCTCTTGTACGTATTGCGATAAAGCGTTTTCGGAACATTGGGCTTTGATCAAACATTGCCGGACGCATACGAAGGAGAag CCGTACAAATGCACTCTTTGCCCAAAAACATTTGCGGACTGTTCAAATTTAGCAAAACATAAAAAG actcatcaaaataaaataccaTCCACAAATAATACAAAAGATAAGCCTAGCACACCCGAAACTGCTTCAACTtctaatttacaaaataag GATCTTCCGTTCGAGAAATCAGTTCACGCCAAATCAAATGACCTTCCCGAAGAAGAAAACCTATTCGATCCAATTGTGTTGGCCGACATAGTGCCTACCGAATTATCGGACTCCGTTTGGCGACTCGCTGATCAGAACGATATCGATAAAgataatcaaatattttacgtGACCTATCAAGATCCAAATCTTGGACAAAATAAAACGGTTAAGCTTGTTAATCAAGTG AATTCGTCTAGCCAATTGGATTCGAGTTCTGAAATACGTTTTACTCAAGGAAATACAAGTGAAAATGTCGATGAACTTCGAATACCTTTTGTTGATGATGACAATAACGTTCACGACGGAATCCAACAATATTCAACATCCAACCTTCGATTGTTAACTGATCAATCggaaaatgttgctttggaAAGGAAG AATTTGGCGGTGAACGATCAAAACGAATTCTTCAATATGGACTCCGAAGGCCTTGAAATTATCACGAGTGATGGAAAGAAGCTGAGATTTTTGCAAACAATACAATAG